One Plasmodium vivax chromosome 13, whole genome shotgun sequence genomic region harbors:
- a CDS encoding hypothetical protein, conserved (encoded by transcript PVX_085550A; Apicoplast targeted protein. Curated by Stuart Ralph, Walter and Eliza Hall Institute of Medical Research, Australia.), which produces MRAALLFPLSLLFLAAHDVLCSKKKGKLLGSFPKNSNLVEHLSFLAEEEYKTLLQEVDSELVNKIKSKEIVTKENIAATLKLLDKKYKEIDDGAKKRAIANVIVDIREALQKNAPQVENNSQDVESKKELNKSNFLLKLENTYIKRDLANFKKITEDISIRKSYLDKKFKTCGISSEQFLYGAPGKINLSDSSIREIDDPLFINIVSKAACQDDFSSNSGSFQSIKLNKFLDLYKPVLDFNLELLEIALKHEMKAYEDSKKEIFFLIRDHYKNYGEVKKFLLNIPMSKIPDSKPNDEMKKEVTEYNRIFTYSGGISERGNKPTDRYILGRHAKEPVYIQPKRFKRIIKIPVKKKKNFINDKIQIKVKSPVKVGQLFLRKKENPEQAKKNICEYHIFLNKNPQKEDEVEADAVADAFADAIVDADGGNVPMEHITVSSPLTNGSNILKRITIRKFFRKDSTADEIARDRPLPLEREGQPALPCPECSQYIGDGCFYAIPLIHFNYPSGSMYCIPCSNYDKSTYEKCAFKENFINLNYGNNCLVCIPASALNTCLCNVNGINSSAQEILVKHPEAILHYPHDQNCIYNNVCTNCVYPNGKIFSLFQKSYICPYCKLRRPPKEEDRGAGYGIKVASCAGQQGGFSGQAMSNFTILDGDEDWVRGEAASGEKLHSEEKQHDEEKPLNEEKPHAGKKPLDDKKPYGGAEPDQPRDPSEGELPNQRDFQKTYRIDVVTNEYDEERQGAPNRVVPLSSDCFDKGNLKRRDGAPDEEDEEEEEEEEEEEEEAKEGKKGKETGGEKEGGDGPKVGGADEENGEKGSEKDGEKNGQKTIQGDDEGGVKGKEQPSSKEGDNQRNDADPRRNNKGTAKKGPQKDDEAGKRDVKRKDKSVVTGEDLEMEEEDDVIPDDASIYDFGEMLKNDKHMNYFKDLYYSTVHNKDSDENKKEEKSFLLNLRFLYKTTFFTRKKTVVSAFLKTPNLDVTFNKGKILLLFKNLFSKIFKDVDYKIKESLVQMIPVVENDEEEDAELTGFDMDFGKVKSHHAGSINMFRHSVFDIHNMAIYFVGPDEKYILLEDIIREIHEEREGEPSDGVVRRYQKGDAQEGETFPREEAEEVNEAEESNEAEEEEEEEEEANETGEEGPSEEAGEADGGAGRGEDPDQARHAEQEKEAEQGKEAEQGKEAAQAKEDQKGSFQKGEAEKEKEKVDELKLKKEKLQQEADKLMPLLGGETQGEEAKSAGRSAGRSAGRSAGRSADRSTDKLTDKPTDNPTEAPPSGKEAEGERDQEERNVDFLKILSNYGSLLSKEDISVIKDNLSNLVVDKRIINGGEVIEIIIKKEEPTQEKEEADESTDKYESISIDGDEGVDAINETVKKYMEKYFSVHNIPIYYIENGHISKNTIHVTSDVNCDLEMLKMSILGISNITDMSIDQFNFFLVPKEVDFYNPSKFQEIPLSIRNVQDLYNYSKSIGKKIVIASVDEKDMDSIRPKSFDYLYESNRDGEGFPPGEDEFVQALAESEVTDEEASQKSDEEASQKSDEEASQKSDEEASQKSDEEASQKSDEEASQKSDEEASQKSDDQATQLGENTPSGGIKMMLNKSSKKKVPDEKPPQRSENEIEYINKEITILEDEELYGNGSYYNFFEIYLDNPSRKVNIYNAPIQKAYTLNLFAVDIMNKIVHVPSTFINTNSYKKGMSILDIYTCLDYFSFNRKTNVISSIIYDKSLTLYEILKHLNEKEEHLLIRNKRTEDCADVDNLKNVKIPQSINLKDSKIIHLEIPIFYLDDQSYFYHDRVTLMNVPESLTALELCNLVKNIINAKLISFNLNTLKDLQIFTIREKKWENVDDHLPVSELKMNHNDLYTIFIKNKFLTKNNFQSLANLEIDLADSNIYVKKLDIYINYNFGPYSLHNLSLYIGANNLKHLILRNTNAFISDSFLREFFFVYSRRHPVGGACQAVRAEPGSGELSGELSGAQMGGDQLSCGKLGGSQLSGGEDPEVYIEDEEEPKGGGKKIAFLFLLNMLSRFYKIKFSASRMMETVLASLFELSGKDSNENPLLEVKKSSKKTKNLELYLGDNSKKISVKNVPLALLVWKFINILMRGSFNIPVEEKEKLYNLFVIVPRDKDRVRNHDYYFSSTPGYTIEEVVKIIEKDNLLLMKAYPDHLNHIRNSEHFDSYMMFPLDSLPSVIDFNNPVGSLSFYVNYKNEKKITHIINVPEKITTDKLLKSILLDMYSKWQKLPKDEKIKFSLYVDNDEITDVKKYINSGQGAQLRTFISLGKKNNEHKRSKKNYVDLDNISEVDSINFSDAELKTAQLYDNVLREILVKDYIDYNNISVSGYTLSIYVYDGVAYKPVVIFNVPLSATNKDIINFLLIKANHINTKKLVDEFLLLNEESFILMKTKTIVEQNVVFIGELTELINLDRTKLYIVHKPLFTPLDDVFKNVAGRKYDFKSEKNTVLNVSEEKGTLTFNLMFNKNKKRVLTVVNIAHSMYITEFLRFAIGYQRKWIYKYVNFYLIKGSEKYVLNDYRDVIRYGRTISEIFKMCKSGDPCTLHIEIMAHDSTNKVKKPNQEGKEKGSVVIKELRRKLVADEIDNKKLDLSVVCFEYNAGLYEKHIFGASRICNIPKNYTVADVLTHVKTKLKEETKMKNVDDLELRIIFNESYVTIPKELNMEYVINYYFADAPSIVSISEKEEFLNLIHLTLHDTVMDIKNDTFVKRSIPLYIKKGRHLQNVKLKNIPFGITEDSLVTYLLNYLTKNSEVIKFMKDNTSVCIYPNCDSVYVHLEKKQLSFVASLSYHIAMKKIIYLSTVESHENFYSQMSHFEFNFEKSQYCSETKADRSSSSKASKKKNNSDVLMNIDVNIHFPNVHRTVRVKNFNMNMEIDDLLSKTFQSITTKSYKWKDLFTFVGSTSKYNNHNGKGKAKLEGKNHLEDKKAKTFKDYLNEEGNITFIFKSEHSAIHDYLISRVIYLPAMINYQTKYISLKTSISGFHNNSTTLYGFPSYLTPAFTLTIVQYNFFKLLGKTYLDLFGCSYEDRFNEEDLYEHTHMALKKSNPILSDSLKGESKKEKMRLIMRVRKKDGKYIDTIKDLTTSELNIECQKLENEEDMEECTDMISALNTSSIFWRSGVLGFMANSVVIRDNYNNTLMLPYIDFRVNEKILLQNILCHINLSPYLYKLFELTHIDKKGISFKKGLKNSVPHIQCLLSYGFSIYFDLHHNNKLDNYYGFQMGGVESFDITQVHSFQNLHEQHFVEFFLHNSDGSHVFVKNVYRDMTVSTLINELSKARHHIHGVRYNEVSSFYKLIYILDEKDVFEIRPEASIEDVYDIVLRYSKSNFVLKVVKKAGQGGSPSAESDASGGSGGSERGGDGRGGSADRSAESDMPEMHLSTYPAIVDLSQNNFQVIMYLQLKPLENNNLFRDPTAPKIIINNVPSSTFIVSIKEYLLILFKDYFERLELSQNFHTKFYEFEINLVIVSSNPVTKKIQELNANILSNLTVSNFYSVYYNAGLVLQLDKVKIFKPNFYNDFINHFSSVVIDFSYQSLQKS; this is translated from the coding sequence CCCCAAGTGGAGAATAACAGCCAAGAtgtggaaagcaaaaaagagcTAAACAAAAGCAACTTTTTACTTAAACTAGAAAATACATACATTAAGAGGGACTTGgccaattttaaaaaaattacagaaGACATATCTATAAGGAAATCCTATTtggataaaaaatttaaaacatgTGGTATATCAAGTGAGCAGTTTTTATATGGAGCCCCAGGAAAAATTAACCTATCAGATAGTAGCATAAGAGAGATAGATGACCCTCTGTTCATTAACATCGTAAGTAAGGCCGCATGTCAAGATGATTTCTCTTCCAATAGCGGCTCCTTCCAATCGATTAAGCTTAATAAGTTCCTAGATCTGTACAAACCTGTTCTCGATTTCAACCTAGAGCTGCTAGAAATTGCACTGAAGCATGAAATGAAGGCTTATGAAGACTCAAAGAAGGagattttcttcctcattaGGGaccattataaaaattatggagAGGTTAAGAAGTTCCTTTTGAACATCCCTATGAGCAAGATCCCAGATTCTAAGCCAAAtgatgaaatgaaaaaagaagtcACCGAATATAATAGGATCTTTACCTACTCGGGGGGAATTTCCGAGAGGGGGAACAAACCGACTGATAGGTACATCCTTGGTAGACATGCTAAAGAGCCTGTGTATATTCAGCCCAAGAGATTTAAAaggattataaaaataccagtgaagaagaaaaaaaattttataaatgataaaatccAAATTAAGGTCAAATCGCCTGTCAAGGTTGGCCAACTCTTCCttaggaagaaagaaaaccCTGAGCAAGCCAAAAAGAATATATGTGAGtatcacatatttttaaacaagAACCCACAGAAGGAAGACGAGGTAGAAGCCGACGCTGTTGCAGATGCCTTTGCAGACGCCATTGTAGATGCTGATGGGGGGAATGTACCAATGGAACATATAACAGTGTCCAGCCCCCTCACAAACGGTAgcaatattttaaaaaggataacaaTTAGAAAGTTTTTTCGTAAAGATTCCACTGCCGATGAAATAGCAAGAGATCGTCCACTACCGCTAGAACGTGAAGGACAACCCGCACTACCCTGCCCAGAATGCTCCCAGTACATTGGCGATGGCTGCTTTTATGCCATCCCCCTAATTCACTTTAACTACCCATCAGGTAGCATGTACTGTATACCCTGTTCTAATTATGACAAAAGTACTTATGAGAAATGCGCCTTTAAGGAGAATTTTATCAACCTCAATTATGGCAACAACTGCCTTGTGTGTATCCCCGCTAGTGCACTTAACACCTGCCTCTGCAATGTGAATGGTATAAACAGCTCCGCGCAAGAAATCCTGGTGAAACATCCGGAGGCCATTTTGCATTACCCGCATGACCAGAATTGTATTTACAACAACGTATGCACCAATTGTGTCTATCCCAATGGGAAAATCTTTAGCCTTTTTCAGAAAAGCTATATTTGCCCGTACTGCAAATTAAGGAGACCGCCCAAGGAGGAGGATCGCGGTGCTGGGTATGGGATTAAGGTGGCATCCTGCGCCGGCCAGCAGGGCGGGTTCTCCGGACAGGCCATGTCGAATTTTACCATCCTGGATGGGGATGAAGATTGGGTCCGGGGGGAGGCCGCCTCTGGTGAGAAATTACACagtgaggagaagcagcacgATGAGGAGAAGCCGCTCAATGAGGAGAAACCACACGCTGGCAAAAAACCGCTTGATGACAAGAAGCCATATGGCGGGGCAGAACCAGACCAGCCGCGGGACCCCAGCGAAGGGGAGCTGCCAAACCAAAGAGATTTCCAAAAGACGTACAGGATAGACGTGGTTACAAACGAGTACGACGAAGAAAGACAGGGAGCCCCCAATCGGGTGGTGCCCCTAAGTAGCGATTGCTTCGATAAGGGCAACTTAAAGAGGAGAGATGGGGCCCccgatgaggaggacgaggaggaggaggaagaagaagaggaggaagaggaggaggcgaaagaagggaagaaagGAAAGGAGACAGGTGGAGagaaggaggggggggatggACCAAAGGTGGGCGGAGCAGACGAGGAAAATGGCGAGAAAGGCAGCGAAAAGGACGGTGAAAAGAATGGCCAAAAGACCATCCAGGGAGACGACGAAGGTGGAGTTAAAGGGAAGGAACAACCGTCGAGCAAGGAGGGAGACAACCAGAGGAACGACGCTGACCCGCGTAGGAACAACAAAGGaacggcaaaaaaagggccacAAAAGGATGACGAAGCGGGGAAGAGGGACGTAAAACGAAAGGACAAATCCGTCGTCACGGGTGAAGATCtcgaaatggaagaagaggaCGATGTCATCCCAGATGACGCCAGTATTTACGATTTTGGAGAAATGCTGAAGAACGATAAGCACATGAACTATTTTAAGGACCTGTATTACAGCACTGTGCATAACAAAGACAGCGATGAGAacaagaaggaagaaaaaagcttCCTCCTAAATTTAAGGTTTTTATATAAGACCACATTTTTTACTAGGAAAAAGACAGTTGTAAGTGCGTTTTTGAAAACACCTAATTTGGACGTTACCTTCAACAAGGGGAAAATCCTCTTGttattcaaaaatttgttcagcaaaatttttaaagatgtagattataaaattaaggaATCGCTGGTGCAGATGATCCCGGTGGtggaaaatgatgaagaggaggatgcaGAGCTAACTGGGTTTGACATGGATTTTGGAAAAGTCAAGTCGCACCATGCTGGGTCGATCAACATGTTTAGGCATTCCGTTTTTGACATACACAATATGgccatttattttgttggGCCAGATGAAAAGTACATCCTGCTGGAGGACATCATTAGAGAGATACACGAGGAAAGGGAGGGGGAACCCTCCGACGGGGTTGTGAGACGctaccaaaagggggacgcCCAGGAGGGGGAGACGTTCCCaagggaggaagcggaggaagtgaacgaagcggaggaatcgaacgaagcggaggaagaggaggaggaggaggaggaggcaaaCGAGACGGGAGAAGAAGGGCCAAGCGAGGAGGCAGGCGAGGCTGATGGCGGCGCCGGGCGGGGCGAGGACCCCGATCAAGCGAGGCATGCGGAGCAGGAGAAGGAGGCAGAACAGGGGAAAGAAGCAGAACAGGGGAAGGAAGCAGCACAGGCGAAGGAGGACCAGAAGGGGAGTTTTCAGAAAGGCGAAgcggagaaggagaaagaaaaagtggaCGAGCTGAaactgaaaaaggaaaagctgcAGCAGGAGGCGGACAAGTTGATGCCCCTGCTTGGCGGGGAGacccaaggggaagaagcaaaatcgGCGGGCAGATCGGCGGGCAGATCGGCGGGCAGATCGGCGGGCAGATCGGCGGACAGGTCGACCGATAAATTAACGGACAAACCGACGGACAACCCGACGGAGGCCCCCCCCAGCGGAAAGGAAGCGGAAGGCGAAAGGGACCAAGAAGAGCGCAACGTAGACTTTTTGAAAATCCTGTCGAATTACGGAAGTCTGCTCTCCAAGGAGGACATAAGCGTGATCAAAGATAACTTGAGCAACCTGGTCGTGGACAAGAGGATAATAAACGGAGGAGAAGTCATcgaaattattataaagaaGGAAGAGCCCACGCAGGAGAAGGAAGAGGCGGACGAGAGTACCGATAAGTACGAATCCATTTCCATTGACGGAGATGAAGGAGTAGACGCGATTAACGAAAcggtgaagaagtacatggaaaaatatttcagcGTGCACAATATACCAATTTATTACATTGAAAATGGGCACATCTCGAAGAACACCATCCACGTCACGTCAGACGTTAACTGCGATTTGGAAATGCTCAAGATGAGCATCCTAGGGATTAGCAACATTACAGATATGTCAATAGAtcagtttaattttttcctagTCCCAAAGGAAGTAGACTTTTACAACCCAAGTAAATTTCAGGAAATTCCCCTCTCCATTAGGAATGTACAAGATCTGTACAACTATAGCAAATcgatagggaaaaaaatcgtaaTAGCGTCGGTTGATGAGAAAGACATGGACAGTATAAGACCCAAAAGTTTTGACTATTTATACGAGTCGAATAGAGACGGTGAGGGGTTCCCCCCTGGAGAGGACGAGTTTGTGCAAGCGCTCGCGGAATCTGAGGTGACCGATGAAGAGGCGTCCCAAAAGAGCGACGAGGAGGCATCCCAAAAGAGCGACGAGGAGGCATCCCAAAAGAGCGACGAGGAGGCATCCCAAAAGAGCGACGAGGAGGCATCCCAAAAGAGCGACGAGGAGGCATCCCAAAAGAGCGACGAGGAGGCATCCCAAAAGAGCGACGACCAGGCAACCCAGCTGGGCGAAAACACCCCATCTGGGGGGATCAAAATGATGCTGAACAAGTCGAGCAAGAAAAAGGTGCCGGATGAAAAACCCCCACAACGAAGTGAAAACGAAATCGAGTACATAAACAAAGAAATAACCATTTTGGAAGATGAAGAGTTATACGGAAATGGAAGTTATTACAACTTTTTTGAAATCTACTTGGACAACCCGAGTAGAAAAGTGAACATTTACAACGCACCGATACAGAAAGCGTACACCTTAAATCTATTCGCAGTAGAtattatgaacaaaatagtGCACGTGCCGTctacatttataaatactaACTCGTATAAGAAAGGCATGTCCATCCTGGATATATACACTTGCCTAGATTACTTCTCCTTTAATAGAAAGACAAACGTGATTAGCTCCATCATTTACGACAAATCGCTCACCttatatgaaattttaaagcaCCTGAacgagaaggaggagcaTCTACTCATTCGAAATAAGAGGACAGAAGACTGTGCAGATGTggacaatttaaaaaatgtaaaaatccCACAGTCTATCAATTTGAAGGATTCCAAAATTATACACCTGGaaattcccattttttacctGGACGATCAGTCATACTTTTATCATGACAGGGTGACTCTGATGAATGTGCCGGAAAGTTTGACCGCTCTGGAGTTGTGCAATTTGGTGAAGAACATAATCAACGCAAAGTTGATTTCCTTCAACTTGAATACACTTAAGgatttacaaatttttaccaTTCGGGAGAAGAAGTGGGAAAATGTGGATGACCACTTACCCGTCAGTGagttaaaaatgaaccacAATGATTTGTACACcatattcattaaaaataaatttctcaCGAAAAATAACTTCCAATCTTTAGCTAACTTAGAAATCGATTTAGCCGATAGCAACATCTACGTAAAGAAGCTGGACATTTACATCAACTATAATTTTGGCCCCTACAGCCTGCACAACTTGTCTCTATACATTGGCGCCAACAATTTGAAGCACCTGATTTTGAGGAATACCAATGCCTTCATATCGGACTCCTTCTTGCGCGAGTTTTTCTTTGTGTACAGCAGGAGGCACCCCGTGGGGGGTGCTTGCCAGGCGGTGCGCGCCGAACCGGGTAGCGGTGAGTTGAGCGGCGAGCTGAGCGGCGCTCAAATGGGCGGTGACCAACTGAGCTGCGGTAAACTGGGCGGAAGCCAACtgagcgggggggaagaccccGAAGTGTACATCGAAGACGAGGAAGagcccaagggggggggcaaaaaaatcgccttcctcttcctcctcaacATGCTGAGCAGGTTCTACAAGATAAAATTCAGTGCGAGCAGAATGATGGAGACCGTCCTGGCGTCGCTGTTCGAGCTGAGCGGAAAGGACTCAAACGAAAACCCACTActggaggtgaaaaaatcGTCCAAGAAAACCAAAAATTTGGAACTGTACCTAGGGGACAACTCCAAAAAGATATCAGTAAAGAATGTGCCCCTCGCATTATTGGTGTGGAAATTCATCAATATCCTGATGAGGGGATCCTTCAACATCCCCGtggaggagaaagaaaagcTGTACAATTTATTTGTAATCGTTCCGAGGGATAAGGACAGGGTGAGGAATCACGACTACTACTTTAGCTCCACCCCTGGGTACACCATAGAAGAAGtggtaaaaattatagaaaaggATAACCTCCTCTTGATGAAGGCATACCCAGATCATCTTAACCACATTCGGAACAGCGAGCATTTCGACTCTTATATGATGTTCCCCCTCGATTCGCTACCCTCCGTAATCGACTTTAACAACCCCGTTGGGTCTCTTAGCTTTTACGTGAactacaaaaatgaaaaaaaaattacacatatTATTAACGTGCCAGAGAAGATAACCACAGATAAGCTGCTCAAGTCTATACTGCTGGACATGTACTCCAAATGGCAGAAGTTGCCAAAGGATGAGAAGATCAAATTTTCGCTCTACGTGGATAATGACGAAATAACGGATGTGAAGAAGTACATCAATTCTGGGCAGGGCGCCCAGTTACGCACCTTCATTTcattggggaaaaaaaataatgaacacAAACGGTCCAAAAAGAACTACGTCGACTTGGACAACATATCGGAGGTAGATTCGATTAACTTCTCCGATGCGGAATTGAAGACGGCTCAGCTGTACGATAACGTCTTGAGGGAGATCCTCGTGAAGGACTACATCGACTATAATAACATCTCCGTGAGTGGGTACACCCTCTCGATATACGTCTATGACGGGGTGGCCTACAAACCGGTGGTCATTTTTAACGTCCCCCTGAGCGCAACGAACAAGGACATCATCAACTTCCTCCTCATAAAGGCGAATCATATTAACACGAAAAAGTTGGTTGACGAATTTTTGCTGCTCAACGAGGAgtccttcattttgatgAAGACAAAAACTATCGTGGAGCAGAACGTCGTTTTTATAGGGGAACTCACAGAGCTTATCAATTTGGACCGAACCAAACTGTACATTGTGCACAAACCGCTATTCACCCCCCTAGATGATGTATTCAAAAATGTGGCCGGCAGAAAGTACGACTTTAAGTCTGAAAAGAACACCGTGCTGAACGTGAGTGAGGAAAAGGGGACTCTCACCTTCAACCTCatgtttaacaaaaataagaagagAGTTCTAACCGTTGTGAACATTGCACACAGCATGTACATCACGGAGTTTCTACGATTTGCCATTGGCTACCAACGAAAGTGGATCTACAAATACGTGAACTTTTACCTCATTAAGGGAAGCGAAAAGTACGTCTTAAATGACTACAGGGATGTCATACGGTACGGAAGAACCATCAGcgaaattttcaaaatgtgcaaatcTGGAGACCCATGCACGCTGCACATTGAGATTATGGCGCATGACTCAACCAacaaggtgaagaagccaaacCAGGAGggcaaagaaaaaggaagcgtAGTCATAAAGGAGTTAAGGAGAAAACTCGTGGCGGACGAAATTGACAATAAAAAGTTGGACCTCTCCGTGGTCTGCTTCGAGTACAACGCGGGACTTTACGAGAAGCACATTTTTGGCGCCTCACGAATTTGTAACATCCCGAAGAATTACACCGTGGCGGATGTGCTGACACACGTCAAGACCAAGTTGAAAGAAGAAACGAAGATGAAAAATGTAGACGATCTGGAACTTCGAATTATATTTAACGAATCGTATGTAACCATACCCAAGGAGCTGAACATGGAATATGTGATTAATTACTACTTCGCGGATGCCCCCTCCATCGTCTCCATTTcggaaaaggaggaatttTTAAACCTCATACATCTGACCCTGCATGATACCGTTATGGATATAAAGAATGACACCTTTGTGAAGAGGAGCATACCcttgtacataaaaaagggaaggcacTTACAAAATGTGAAGCTGAAAAATATCCCCTTCGGCATTACGGAGGACAGCTTGGTAACCTACCTGCtaaattatttaacaaaaaattcgGAAGTGATTAAATTTATGAAGGACAACACGTCCGTGTGCATCTACCCGAACTGCGACTCTGTGTATGTGCACttggagaagaagcagctcTCCTTCGTAGCATCTTTGTCGTACCACATCGCCATGAAGAAGATCATCTACCTGTCCACAGTGGAGTCGCATGAGAACTTCTACAGCCAAATGAGCCACTTCGAATTCAACTTTGAAAAGTCTCAATATTGTAGCGAAACCAAGGCGGacagaagcagcagcagcaaggccagcaagaagaagaataacTCAGATGTGCTGATGAACATCGACGTGAATATTCACTTCCCAAATGTACATAGAACCGTTCGAGTGAAAAATTTCAACATGAATATGGAAATAGATGACCTGTTGAGCAAAACGTTTCAGTCTATAACGACGAAGAGCTACAAGTGGAAGGACCTGTTCACCTTTGTCGGCAGCACGTCCAAGTATAACAACCATAATGGTAAGGGGAAAGCCAAGCTAGAGGGGAAGAACCACCTGGAAGATAAGAAGGCCAAGACGTTTAAGGACTACCTGAATGAAGAGGGAAACATCACCTTCATCTTTAAGTCGGAACATAGTGCGATACACGATTATTTAATTTCCAGAGTTATCTACCTACCCGCTATGATAAACTACCAGACAAAATACATCTCTCTGAAAACGAGCATTAGCGGCTTTCACAACAATTCCACGACGCTGTATGGGTTCCCAAGTTACTTAACCCCCGCATTTACACTCACCATAGTGcagtacaattttttcaaattgctTGGGAAGACCTATTTGGACCTCTTCGGGTGCTCCTACGAAGATCGGTTTAACGAAGAGGATCTGTATGAGCATACGCACATGGCGCTGAAAAAGAGCAACCCCATTTTGAGTGATTCCCTCAAGggagaaagcaaaaaggaaaaaatgaggcTTATCATGAGGGTCAGAAAAAAAGACGGCAAATACATCGACACGATTAAAGATCTGACGACCTCAGAATTGAACATAGAATGTCAGAAGttagaaaatgaagaagacaTGGAGGAGTGTACCGACATGATATCCGCTCTCAACACGTCATCCATATTCTGGAGGAGTGGCGTCTTAGGCTTTATGGCCAACTCGGTGGTCATCCGAGATAACTACAACAACACGTTGATGTTGCCATACATCGATTTCAgagtgaatgaaaaaattcttcTCCAAAATATTCTGTGCCATATTAACTTGTCGCCCTATCTGTATAAGCTCTTCGAATTGACCCACATCgacaaaaaaggaatcagTTTTAAGAAAGGGTTGAAGAATAGCGTGCCACACATTCAGTGCTTGCTATCCTACGGCTTTAGCATTTACTTTGACCTTCACCATAATAATAAGCTGGATAATTACTATGGgttccaaatggggggagtaGAATCTTTTGATATAACCCAAGTACATTCCTTCCAAAATTTGCATGAACAACATTTCGTGGAGTTCTTTCTTCACAATTCGGATGGCTCACATGTGTTTGTGAAGAACGTTTACAGAGACATGACTGTCTCCACGCTCATCAATGAGCTGTCCAAGGCGAGACACCACATCCACGGCGTGAGGTACAACGAGGTGTCCTCCTTTTACAAGCTCATATACATCCTCGACGAAAAGGACGTTTTCGAAATCAGGCCGGAGGCCTCCATCGAAGACGTGTACGACATTGTGCTGAGGTACTCCAAGTCGAACTTTGTCCTCAAGGTGGTGAAGAAGGCCGGCCAGGGGGGCAGCCCCAGTGCGGAAAGTGATGCTAGCGGTgggagcggcggaagcgAACGCGGTGGTGACGGTCGCGGTGGCAGTGCTGATCGCAGCGCGGAGAGCGACATGCCCGAGATGCACCTGAGCACCTACCCCGCCATCGTCGACCTGAGCCAAAACAACTTCCAAGTCATCATGTACCTGCAGCTGAAGCCACTGGAGAACAACAACCTCTTCAGAGACCCAACCGCCCCCAAAATTATTATCAACAACGTCCCCTCCAGCACCTTCATCGTTTCCATCAAGGAGTACCTCCTCATCTTATTTAAGGACTACTTTGAGCGACTAGAACTTTCTCAAAATTTCCACACCAAGTTTTACGAATTTGAAATCAACCTAGTAATCGTCAGCTCGAATCCAGTCACCAAAAAGATACAGGAGCTGAACGCGAACATTCTCAGCAACCTCACCGTGTCCAACTTTTACAGCGTCTACTACAACGCCGGTTTGGTTCTGCAGCTGGACAAGGTCAAAATTTTCAAGCCCAACTTTTACAACGACTTTATAAACCACTTTTCCTCCGTCGTCATCGACTTTTCTTACCAGTCGCTTCAGAAGAGCTGA